Part of the Sporomusa termitida genome, CTGGGGTTGTCTTCAATTTTCCGCCGTAAATTTTTAATATGCGCATCAATCGTTCGCTCATACCCTTCAAAGGAATAGCCCTGAGCCTGTTCCACAATCTGCAGCCGGCTAAAAACCCGGCCCGGATTGGCGGCCAACAGCTCCAGCATCTTAAACTCGGTCGGCGTAAGCTCAACAGTCTGCCCGCCTTTTGTTACCTGATACTGTTTCAGGTCGATAACTACATCCCCCAGCCGGACCGATTCAGTCTTGACTGTCGTTCGCTTGGTCCGGCGCAGAATGGCTTTGACACGGGCCACTACTTCTTTAGGACTAAAGGGTTTGGTCACATAATCATCGGCACCAATTTCCAACCCCACTAATCGGTCGCTTTCTTCCGCCCTGGCGGTCAGCATTAAGATGGGAACCTCATTATCGCGCCGCAGAGCCCGGCAGATATCCCAGCCGTCCATCCCCGGCAGCATTAAATCAAGCACCAGAATATCCGGCTCTTTCTCGCGGGCGGTTTTCAGGGCCGTTAACCCGTCATTGGCGGTAAACACCACAAACCCGTCTTTTTCAAAATACAATTGCAGCAATTCAACCAGTTTTGTATCATCATCAACAATTAAGACTGACCGTTGTGACATTCTTCAACCCTCCAGTGGTTATTATTACTTACACATCCGTACCTTGTATATACCTATAAATCTATTTATATTATAACATAGACCCCATCACCCGCGTGCAGCACATATTGCCAAGCCCTGCAGCCGGCAGCAGCAACCGGTAGCCCTTTTTATGATAAATGTCTGCTCACTCTTAGACTACACCATTGAAATTTATTAATTGTGTGCTGGGCAAAAAAAAACCGGCTTTAGTGTCAATTAGCGGCCGTATCAAACTTATGTGATTTACTGCGCCTTGTTTTTCTGATAATATATGCCTATACACATATTGTGTTAACAATGACTATACTCTCTGACATTCAGAATACCAGTATACTAGTTGAGGTGATTTTATGTTGCCCAAAAAAGGCCAGGTATCCATTAGTCTGGTATGTGTTGTGTTAGGTATCATACTAGCCGTACAGTTTAAAAACAATCAGGACTTCCGGTATTCCCTCCAGAATCAAAGAGTCGAAGATTTAACCCTCCGCTTAAGCTCGTCGGAAAAAGAAATTGCCATCCTCCACTCGCAAATCAGGGAATTGCAGTCTGCCGATGCGGCCCATAAAGAGGCACAGCGCATTGCCATGGGCGCAGGCACCCTCCCCCTGACAGGTCCGGGTATCATTGTCACGCTAGAGGAAGACCGCCGGCAACCGATAAATACCAAAAGCTCTGAGCTGTATTTAATCAGAGCCGAGGACATGCTTAAAATTCTGAACGAGCTGCGGGCCGGCGGGGCTGAGGCCATAGCCATCAATAATCAGCGTCTCATTACCGGTTCCGGCATCATTCAGAACGGACAATCAATGTCTGTCAACGGCACCGACTTTGCTGCTCCTTTTGAAATAAGGGCCATTGGCGATCCGGCAACACTGGAGAATTCGTTAAAAATGAGAGGCGGGGTTATCGAAACCTTATCCTTCTGGGGAATTAAAATTACTGTTTCCCAGCAACCGGATATTCAGCTTCCGGCCTACACCGGCGTGTTTCATTTCCAGTACGCCAAACCGGTTGAGCAAACTGATTAATTTCTTTCCCGCGTCAGCCGATCGCTGCGAAACCGCGCGCTCGTGGCGTGATCCAAATTGGCCGCTTTAAATCGCCTCTACGCTTTTCCCTGATCAGCTTCCGGCCTCCTCAGCCGCGAACTGACTGTTGTAAAGGCTATGGTAAAACCCTCTTTGCGCCATCAACTCGGTGTGGCTTCCCTTTTCCACAATATCCCCGTCATTCAGTGCCAGGATGATATCGGCGTTACGAATCGTAGACAGCCGGTGGGCAATGACAAAGCTGGTCCTTCCCCGCATCATCCTCTGCATAGCGGTTTGAATGAGAACCTCAGTGCGGGTGTCTACCGAACTTGTAGCTTCATCCAGGATGAGTATTGGCGGGGCGGCGATAATGGCGCGGGCAATGGTGATCAGTTGCTTCTGACCTTGCGAAATATTGCCGGCATCCTCACTAATCCGCATATCGTAGTTGTTGGGCAATGTTTTGATAAATTGATGGACATGAGCGGTTTTGGCGGCATCAACAACCTGCTGCCGGGTGGCTCCCTGCCGTCCATAGGCGATATTTTCTTCAATTGTTCCGTTAAACAGCCAAGTATCTTGCAGCACCATGCCAAAAATCCCCCGCACATCATCCCGTTTCATATCCCTGATATCAATACCGTCAATGTTAATACTGCCTTCATCCACATCATAAAAACGCATCAGCAAATTAATCAACGTTGTTTTGCCCGATCCGGTAGGACCGACGATGGCCACCGTTTGACCGCTTTTGACCTCCAGATTAAAATCATGGATGACAGGCTGACCGGGCAGGTAAGAAAATCTTACCTGTTGAAAGGAAACATTGCCTTGGACGTTTTCCAGCTTTACCGGCTTGGCATGCTCGGCGCTTTCCTCCTCTTCATCAAGAATTTCAAAAATTCTTTCCGCCGCCGCCAGCGCGGCCTGCAAAGTTCCCGCCGCATTGGAAATGATACTGATCGGCTGGTTAAACTGTCTGACATATTGCAGGAAAGCCTGAATTTGTCCAACTTCAATTTGTCCGCGAATAGCAAAAAAACAACCCATAACAGCAACGCCTACATAGCCGAGATTGCCTAAAAATGCGGCCAAAGGCGATAGTATTCCTGATAAAAATTCGGCCCGCCACGAATTATTCAGGATTTTTTTATTTAAGTCGCTAAAGCTGGCCTTGGCTTCATCTTCGTAATTAAAGCTGCTCACAATGCTGTAGCCGGTATACATTTCTTCCACATGCCCGTTCATCGCCCCAATAAACTCCTGCTGATTAATAAAGTATTTCCGGGATGCTTTAATGATCATTGACGAGCTAAAAAGAGCCAGCGGTATAACAGCAAAAGCGATTAGCGACATCCAGACATTGATAAGCACTATCATCAAAGATATCCCCGCCAGAGTGACCAGGGAAGAAATAATCTGGGTAAAACTATGCTGCAAGGTAGAACTGACAGTTTCCACATCATTGGTAACCCGGCTCAATAGCTCGCCATGCGTTTTGCCGTCTAAAAACCGCAGCGGCAGGCGGTTGAGCTTTGTATTGAGGTCTTGTCTGATCAAATAAATAATCCGGGCTGTGACCTCGGCCATGAGGAAATTCTGCCCCAAGGAAAACAACTGGGAAATCAGATAGACAACGGTTAATAGCAGCAGCGTCCTTACCATCTTATCCCAGTGAAAAAGCCCTGTAGTCACCCCCTGGTAAAGCAGCGTCGTCACCTGGCCTAAAATTTCCGGCGCCAAAACAGTAAACAGTGTGCTTAACACCGTCATTAAAACAGCAGTAAGTAATTTTCCTTTTAATTGTTTAAAATAGAGCAACAGACGTCTGCCTGTATTGCCGAAGTTTCGCGGCTTCTTAGTATCTCCGTCGCTGATTGCCGGGCCATTTGAATAAAGACTGGGCTTGTTGTTGCTCACCTTAACTCCTCCTGCTGAAACTGCGACCTGACAATTTCCTGATAAATGCCGCAGCGTTCCATCAATTCTTCATGGCTGCCGGCATCGGCTACCTGACCCTCGTTGAGAACGACAATGCGGTCAGCATGAATAATCGTGCTGATGCGCTGGGCAATAACAATCAGCGTCGCGTCTTTTGTTTCAGCCTTTAACGCCTGGCGTACCGCTCTATCGGTCGTATAATCCAGTGCGGAAAAACTATCGTCCAATAAATAGACAGCCGGCTTTTTTACCACCGCCCGGGCAATGGCCAGACGCTGTTTCTGACCGCCCGACATATTGGCTCCACCCTGCGCAATGAGGGTATCAAGCCCGGCCTCTTTCGCCTGGATAAACTCGGTTGCCTGGGCAATACCGGCAGCCTTAAGCAGTTCCTCCCTGCTGGCACTTCTTTTGCCGAAGCGGAGATTTCCCGCAACGGTATTGGAAAACAACACTGCCTTTTGCGGAACATAACCGATTTTCTCACGCAGATTATGCAACGTATAATCCCTGACATCTACGCCATCTATCAGTATCTGACCGGCCGTAGCATCATAAAAACGCAGCAGCAGTTTGGCAATGGTGGATTTTCCGCTGCCGGTGCTGCCGATAATGGCCGTCATTTGATTAGGCTGAGCAGTAAACGATACATTATTTAACACCGCCGCCTCCGCCTGCGGAAAACTAAAACACACCTGTTTAAATTCTACAATTCCTGTATGAATTCTGGCTTCAGGCCGGCAGCCGTCAACAACGCTGGACCGGGTTTCCAATACGGCGACAATCCGGGTGAGCGAGGTAATCAGCCGTGGATACATCATAAATAGCATAGATGTCATCATCACCGACAAGAGAATCTGGTTGATATACTGCACATAAGCGACCAGACTGCCGACATCCATTGTTGCATTCATGATAAGTCTGCTGCCAAAGAACATGACCGTAACGGTGGTTATACTCATAAGCACCGTTACCGCCGGCATTAAAACGCCTATCCGCCGCTGAGTATGTATGGACAATCGGGTGTATTCGGAGTTGACTCCCTCGAACCGCTCCATTTCATGGCCGGCCTGCTTAAAGGCTCGAATGACGCGTATCCCGGTAAGATTCTCGCGTAATACCAGGTTGAGCAAATCAAACTGAGCTTGCATACTTCTGTAGTAGCCGATCATACTGGCCAGAATCCAGGCAATAACAAAGGACATGACCGGCAAAGTAACAATAAGAACAAGCGACAGCTTGCCACTGGTAAAAACAGCCATGATGATGCCGCTAACCATCATTAACGGAGTAAGTATACCCATCTTCAACAAATACAGTAAAAAAGTTTGAATCCGGGTAATGTCATTGGTGGTACGAGTGATCAGCGAAGAAACCCCGAATAAGTCGATTTCATTGGACGAAAACTCCTGCACTTTAAAAAAAATCCGCTGCCGTAAGTCAGAACTAATCCTGGTGGAGATACGGGCTGAAATTAAACCGGAGGCCAAAGAGCAAATCATGGCGGCTATGGCGGCCAGCAGCATGTATATTCCTGTTGTTTCAATAAAATCGGCATCAGCCTTTTGAATGCCCTGATTAATCAAGCCCGCTACCAGGGTTGGCAGCAGAATTTCACAGGCTGACTGAATAATCAAAAACAGCAAAAGTGCAAAGACCGCCAGTTTATACGGTTTTAAACAGTCCCAAAGTAATCGCACTGAATCAATCTCCCCCCATATTTGCTGGGCCGGCGCGTAAACGCACTGCGTTAGCCCAGCTTAGTTTTCAACTTCATATCCGAGATTATGCAATTATGCGAATACATTTGTTATGACAGAAGAATACTAAAAAGCATTGATATGTTCTCAGATACCGGGAGGAAAAGCATGCCAACTTATACACTTTTGTTTACTGAAATCAGTAAACAGGATTTACCAATGGTAGGCGGCAAAGGGGCAAACTTGGGAGAAATTTCTAAAATAGACAAAGTGAACGTACCGCCGGGGTTTTGTGTCACCACAGAAGCATATCAATCTTTTGTCACGACAAGCCCGGCGTTAGCCGGTTTTTTAGACCAACTCTACGATTTAGAGGTTGAAAACTCCGACACGGTCCAATTGTTGGGGCAGCGCATCCGTCAGCATATGGAAAGCCTGCCGGTGCCAGACGATATCCGGCGGCAAATAAATCAAGCCTGGCAGGAAACAGGCGGAGATTATGCTTATGCCGTTCGCTCCAGTGCGACAGCAGAAGACCTGCCCGGCGCATCATTTGCCGGGCAGCAGGATACTTACCTGAACATTCAAGGGATTGACGCCATTGTCGATCATGTCCAGAAATGCTGGGCCTCTTTGTTCAGCGACCGCGCCATCGTGTATCGCGCCCGCAACGGCTTTGATCATAAAAAAGTTTTGCTGGCCGTGGTTGTACAGCAGATGATTGCCCCGGAAGTATCGGGGATTATGTTTACTGCCGACCCGGTAAACGGCAATCGCAGGGTTATCTCCATTGACGCCGGCTTTGGCTTGGGCGAAACATTGGTGAGCGGCACGGTTACCGCCGACCTCTACAAGGTGAAAGAAAATAACATTCTGAAAAAACAGCTTGGTGATAAAAAAATCGCTGTATATGCCGTACCGGAGGGTGGTACCAGGGAAAGATCACTGCCTGTCGAAATGTCCAAGTGCCAGGCGCTCACCGACGAACAAACGCTCGTATTGGCGGCAATCGGCAAAAACATTGAACGCCATTTGTCTTCCCCCCAGGACATTGAATGGTGTTTTGCTGACGGCATTTTCTATATTGTGCAAAGCAGGCCGATTACTACGCTCTACCCATTGCCTGAACTTGCCGATAACCGGTTTCGTGTATTCGCCTCCCTTGGGCATCAGCAAATGATGACCGATCCCATGAAGCCGCTTGGACTTTCACTGTTTCATTTTTCGGAACCCTATGCTCAGATCCTGGTTCCCGTCGGAGGACGTTTATTTTGTGACATTACCTCTACCTGCTCCCCTGGGCAGAAACAGTCAATCGTCATGGGAACAATGGATGTTTTGATGGGCAGCGCCATCGACGAGGTCAAAAACCGCCGTGATCTTGTCGCCTTGCTGCAACCGGAAGCAAAACAAACGTTTAGCTTTGCCGGACTAAAAAAGCTGGCTGGGCCAGTGTTTAAAATCTTAGAAAATCTGACGGCCAAAGATCCAAGCCAGGCCTATAATTTTTATGGTTTGTCTGAGGAAAAAATTGCTGAAGCGCAACAAACGTTAGAACAGCTTGCCGGCGGCGACAAAATCAGGTTTATTGACCGGGATAAAATGGAAATGTTCAAATGGGTCCTGCAGGGCAATATGATGGGACCGTTTATCGCCAGTATCCT contains:
- a CDS encoding PEP/pyruvate-binding domain-containing protein — encoded protein: MPTYTLLFTEISKQDLPMVGGKGANLGEISKIDKVNVPPGFCVTTEAYQSFVTTSPALAGFLDQLYDLEVENSDTVQLLGQRIRQHMESLPVPDDIRRQINQAWQETGGDYAYAVRSSATAEDLPGASFAGQQDTYLNIQGIDAIVDHVQKCWASLFSDRAIVYRARNGFDHKKVLLAVVVQQMIAPEVSGIMFTADPVNGNRRVISIDAGFGLGETLVSGTVTADLYKVKENNILKKQLGDKKIAVYAVPEGGTRERSLPVEMSKCQALTDEQTLVLAAIGKNIERHLSSPQDIEWCFADGIFYIVQSRPITTLYPLPELADNRFRVFASLGHQQMMTDPMKPLGLSLFHFSEPYAQILVPVGGRLFCDITSTCSPGQKQSIVMGTMDVLMGSAIDEVKNRRDLVALLQPEAKQTFSFAGLKKLAGPVFKILENLTAKDPSQAYNFYGLSEEKIAEAQQTLEQLAGGDKIRFIDRDKMEMFKWVLQGNMMGPFIASILAFELIDRFCKRWLGDSKEVEHLGKSPPRNDTSEMGLALGDLADIIRQYPAVIAYLPQAGDNTLLAGLETVEGGRIVKPVFEEFLQHYGMRCTGEIDITRPRNPASLSRQS
- a CDS encoding ABC transporter ATP-binding protein; this translates as MSNNKPSLYSNGPAISDGDTKKPRNFGNTGRRLLLYFKQLKGKLLTAVLMTVLSTLFTVLAPEILGQVTTLLYQGVTTGLFHWDKMVRTLLLLTVVYLISQLFSLGQNFLMAEVTARIIYLIRQDLNTKLNRLPLRFLDGKTHGELLSRVTNDVETVSSTLQHSFTQIISSLVTLAGISLMIVLINVWMSLIAFAVIPLALFSSSMIIKASRKYFINQQEFIGAMNGHVEEMYTGYSIVSSFNYEDEAKASFSDLNKKILNNSWRAEFLSGILSPLAAFLGNLGYVGVAVMGCFFAIRGQIEVGQIQAFLQYVRQFNQPISIISNAAGTLQAALAAAERIFEILDEEEESAEHAKPVKLENVQGNVSFQQVRFSYLPGQPVIHDFNLEVKSGQTVAIVGPTGSGKTTLINLLMRFYDVDEGSINIDGIDIRDMKRDDVRGIFGMVLQDTWLFNGTIEENIAYGRQGATRQQVVDAAKTAHVHQFIKTLPNNYDMRISEDAGNISQGQKQLITIARAIIAAPPILILDEATSSVDTRTEVLIQTAMQRMMRGRTSFVIAHRLSTIRNADIILALNDGDIVEKGSHTELMAQRGFYHSLYNSQFAAEEAGS
- a CDS encoding ABC transporter ATP-binding protein, with amino-acid sequence MRLLWDCLKPYKLAVFALLLFLIIQSACEILLPTLVAGLINQGIQKADADFIETTGIYMLLAAIAAMICSLASGLISARISTRISSDLRQRIFFKVQEFSSNEIDLFGVSSLITRTTNDITRIQTFLLYLLKMGILTPLMMVSGIIMAVFTSGKLSLVLIVTLPVMSFVIAWILASMIGYYRSMQAQFDLLNLVLRENLTGIRVIRAFKQAGHEMERFEGVNSEYTRLSIHTQRRIGVLMPAVTVLMSITTVTVMFFGSRLIMNATMDVGSLVAYVQYINQILLSVMMTSMLFMMYPRLITSLTRIVAVLETRSSVVDGCRPEARIHTGIVEFKQVCFSFPQAEAAVLNNVSFTAQPNQMTAIIGSTGSGKSTIAKLLLRFYDATAGQILIDGVDVRDYTLHNLREKIGYVPQKAVLFSNTVAGNLRFGKRSASREELLKAAGIAQATEFIQAKEAGLDTLIAQGGANMSGGQKQRLAIARAVVKKPAVYLLDDSFSALDYTTDRAVRQALKAETKDATLIVIAQRISTIIHADRIVVLNEGQVADAGSHEELMERCGIYQEIVRSQFQQEELR
- a CDS encoding DUF881 domain-containing protein; translated protein: MLPKKGQVSISLVCVVLGIILAVQFKNNQDFRYSLQNQRVEDLTLRLSSSEKEIAILHSQIRELQSADAAHKEAQRIAMGAGTLPLTGPGIIVTLEEDRRQPINTKSSELYLIRAEDMLKILNELRAGGAEAIAINNQRLITGSGIIQNGQSMSVNGTDFAAPFEIRAIGDPATLENSLKMRGGVIETLSFWGIKITVSQQPDIQLPAYTGVFHFQYAKPVEQTD
- a CDS encoding response regulator transcription factor produces the protein MSQRSVLIVDDDTKLVELLQLYFEKDGFVVFTANDGLTALKTAREKEPDILVLDLMLPGMDGWDICRALRRDNEVPILMLTARAEESDRLVGLEIGADDYVTKPFSPKEVVARVKAILRRTKRTTVKTESVRLGDVVIDLKQYQVTKGGQTVELTPTEFKMLELLAANPGRVFSRLQIVEQAQGYSFEGYERTIDAHIKNLRRKIEDNPREPVYIQTVYGVGYRMAGTPHE